The Candidatus Omnitrophota bacterium genome segment ACGATTATCAAATGCCGGAACCGCCTAGCGATCCTCAACTGATCCCGCCTTCGATCGCGTATAAAAACGGAACCTTCGACGATAAGAAGCGAGTCTTTTTTAATATCGTCAGAAAAATTCCTAACGAGCGCTGTTATTTCTGCCATTCCACTTCCGCCGTGAACGAAGCGAATTTGGGCGAATGGGCGGAGGATGAGGATGTCCACGTCGCTGCCGGGCTGGCCTGCGTTGATTGCCATCGCAATGGTTTGGATCATAACATGATTCGCGGGTATGACGGGGAAGCGCAGTTCTCCAACAATCCCCTCGCGCCCGCCGCGACTTGCGAGGGCTGCCATTTGGGCGTAGAAGGATTGGATGCGCCCGTTGCAGGCCGCTTCGCCGCGCCGCAGCCCCGGCACGCTGGGATTCCCCTCATCCATTTTGAAAAGCTGGCTTGCACCGCCTGCCATTCCGGACCTTGGCCTCAACATCAAACAGGCCGCGTCAAGACATCGCTGGCTCACGGCTTGGGAACGCATGATGTTGATAAAGCCAACGACGCGGCGCCGCTGATCGCCTCGCCCGTCTTTGCGCGACAGGCCAATGGCAAAATCGCGCCGCATAATCTCGTCTGGCCCGCCTATTGGGCGACGATCAAAGAGAACGAAGGAACGCCCATCCCCATTACCATTGTCAATCAAGCGGCGGCCAAGGTGCGCGAAGCTTCCTCATTCGCATCGATTACGCCGGATTTCATTCGCAACATACTGCAACAACTCGCTTCGGATTCGAAGTTGCCGGGGCGTCCCGCTTATATTAGCGGCGGCGTTCTTAGGCAATTGGACGAGAAAGGCCAGATCGCCGCCTCTGCGCAGGAAGCCGCTAAACCTTATCTTTGGCCTATCGCCCACAACGTTCGACCGGCGGCGCAATCGCTGGGCGCGCGCGGCTGCGCCGACTGCCACGCCTCCGATTCGCCCTTCTTCTTTGGAAACGTCGCCGTCGATTCGCCGCTGTCTTCCGACCGGGAAACCGCCAAGAGGATGATTGAATTTCAAGGATTGTGTCCGGAATACATAAAAGTTCTGGCTTTTACATTTCACTTTCGTTTTTTTTATAAACTTACATTGCTGCTATCGGCGCTCGTCATTGCTATGATTGTTCTTACTATAATTGTAAATAGCATGAATCGTTGGATGAACATTCGGAATGATGAATGATGAATGATGAATGATGAATGATGATCTCCTATACAGGATAAAATGTCGGATGGGTTGCGTTATTTGACCTATCAATATTTTATAATGTTGAGCTTCATGCATAATTCCATTTTTCCTCCCCCAAGTTTGGGGGGAGAATTTAAAAAGTAGACTTTATCAATTTTACAAGAACCTCATGTTTTTAGCGGTATACTATGAAGAAATATTCTTGTTTCATCGCTCTTACAACCTTGGCGCTATTGGCGGCTACGGGATTTGGCGCTTGGCTTTTTTCTTCGCGCTATCTTTCTGGCTATACTCTTCTTCTCCACGTCGCCGCATCCGCTATTTTTTCAACAGCATTGGCGATATGGATTTTTCTGTCGGCGCCGGACTATCATTTAATCCACATAAATGTTATTCCTCTTAGCATAAAAATACTATTTTGGTTGATTGCATTACTGTCATTGCCATTAATACTATCCATCGCGGCCAGTCTTTATCCGCTGGCGTCCACAGCTATGCAAAAAACTCTTATCCAATGCCATCGCTACAGCGCGGCGTTGATGACTTTAGCGGTTGTTATTTTTTTATTCGTAAACAAACAATCCTTTTCCAGCGGCGAGGAATCCTCTCATTGACGCCCAATCCATCGCCCCAGCATTAATTCCAGAATCTCATCGCTTCGCCCATGAAGCGATGGCGGCGGTTTTCGAGATATTCGTCTCCCATCCCGACGCCTCCTACGCCGCACAAGCCGCCCGCGCCGCCTTCGACGAACTCGACCGTCTCGAAGGCGAACTCAGCCGCTTCATCGAAAGCAGCGACATTTCCCGTATCAACGCGGCGGATTCCGGCGAATCGATTATTCTTGGCTTAGACGCTTTCGATTGTCTTCGACAATGCGGGATTATTTTTCGAGAAACCAACGGCGTTTTCGATATTACTATCGGTCCTTTGATCGATCTTTGGCGAGGGAATCGAACGCCCAGTGAAAATGAAATCGCTGCCGTCCGCCGCCGGATTGGATTGTACCGTCTTCATCTGGACGAAGACCGTCATGCGGCGCGCTTCGATGGCGAACCTCCAATAGTCGATCTTGGCGGCTTCGGCAAAGGCTACGCCCTCGACGCGATGGCGGCGCTTTTGCAAGATTGGGACGTTTTATCCGCTTTCCTCCACGGCGGCGGCAGTACCGCCTTGGCGCTCGATCCTCCGCCGGGGATGCCAGGCTGGCCGGTTACGATAAGTAATCCCTTCCCGCCGGGACAAACGCTCGCCAGCCTCAGCCTGCGCCATCGCGCCCTCAGCGCTTCGGGAATGCGCAAAGGCCGCCATATTATCGATCCCCGCACGGCGCAGCCGGTTCTTTTCAACCGCGCCGCTTGGTCAGGCGCTCCCGCCGCCGCCGAGGCCGACGCTCTTTCCACTGCTTTTATGGTCATGACGTTTGATGAAATCGAACAATATTGCGCCAGTCATCCCAACGTCAAAGGCGCCATTCTTATGGAAGAAAATGCCCAAAAGGAGAATCCGCTGCGTTATTACGGATTATGGGAAATCGGTAAGTAAGTCAACGATGCGCATTCCAACTGCAAAGCTGGCCGTAAAATCATGCATTATTAAGGATTGCTACGAATCTGCTTGACAACCCCGATTTTTCTTTGAAAATTGAACTTAGCGAATCTTGCGAAAAGGGAGAAACCGTTATGCCGAAAAATCATTCTATCGATCGCCGCCGTTTCCTCATGAAATCCGCCGCCGTTGCGGGCGCCGCCGCCGGATTCAGTTTCGAAGAGCAGAACCTGCTTGCCCGCGCCGAAGAAGCGCCCGCC includes the following:
- a CDS encoding FAD:protein FMN transferase, whose translation is MAAVFEIFVSHPDASYAAQAARAAFDELDRLEGELSRFIESSDISRINAADSGESIILGLDAFDCLRQCGIIFRETNGVFDITIGPLIDLWRGNRTPSENEIAAVRRRIGLYRLHLDEDRHAARFDGEPPIVDLGGFGKGYALDAMAALLQDWDVLSAFLHGGGSTALALDPPPGMPGWPVTISNPFPPGQTLASLSLRHRALSASGMRKGRHIIDPRTAQPVLFNRAAWSGAPAAAEADALSTAFMVMTFDEIEQYCASHPNVKGAILMEENAQKENPLRYYGLWEIGK